The Coffea arabica cultivar ET-39 chromosome 1e, Coffea Arabica ET-39 HiFi, whole genome shotgun sequence genome has a window encoding:
- the LOC113708339 gene encoding uncharacterized protein — translation MSEVNESRSTWGDEFVRLEDDTGPPHRSYYSTSTAAAATKKAAEEDWRYHVVEFAKGFAEMSVEFGKGVRDVVKQSIVREDSVIVKKLRGPCERICGKLRFLNEYLPEDRDPVQSWTVILFVLLLAFTVLIVNTDHDTSTPLVKKMCIHPPSATRILLPNGRYLAYKEQGVPADQARYSVIVPHSFLSSRLAGIPGIRDSLLQEFGIRLVTFDLPGFGESDPDPDRGLESSALDMVHLSYSVNITDKFWVLAFSGGSIHAWAALRFIPDRVAGAIMVAPMVNPYDPSMTKEERRRMWAKWTGKKKLMYTLAKKFPRLLPYFYRRSFLSGKHGQIDKWLSLALGNRDRALIEHPLFKESWQRDVEESVRQGNANPFVQEAVLQVSNWGFKLTELKVKKKHKGKGFLVWLKSIYEQEDESMNGFLGPIHIWQGMDDKVVPPAMSDFVQRVLPDAMVHKLLYEGHFTYFYLCGECHRQIFTTVFGTPQGPLAPEVDQTPTIKDTEDTGTEGLEVLGEIPQTSFLPTESVPQVCFNSSDLEA, via the exons aTGTCGGAAGTCAATGAGTCAAGGTCAACATGGGGAGACGAGTTCGTGAGACTGGAGGACGACACCGGACCACCGCATCGATCATACTATTCCACGAGCACTGCTGCGGCGGCCACGAAGAAGGCGGCCGAGGAGGACTGGAGGTATCACGTGGTGGAGTTTGCCAAAGGATTTGCGGAGATGAGTGTGGAGTTCGGGAAGGGAGTGAGAGACGTAGTGAAGCAGAGCATTGTGAGGGAAGATTCTGTGATTGTGAAGAAGTTGAGAGGACCGTGTGAGAGAATCTGTGGAAAATTAAGGTTCTTGAATGAGTATCTGCCCGAGGATCGCGATCCTGTCCAATCGTGGACTGTGATTCTTTTCGTTTTACTTCTCGCTTTTACCG TATTGATTGTAAATACTGATCACGACACTTCTACTCCATTGGTGAAGAAAATGTGCATACACCCTCCAAGTGCTACTCGTATATTGCTTCCAAACGGTAGATATTTGGCTTATAAGGAGCAAGGTGTCCCTGCTGACCAGGCTAGATATTCTGTGATTGTGCCACATTCTTTTCTTTCATCTCGTTTGGCAG GAATACCAGGTATTAGGGATTCCCTTCTGCAAGAATTCGGTATTCGGCTTGTGACATTTGATCTTCCAGGATTTGGGGAAAGCGATCCTGATCCTGATCGTGGCCTTGAATCATCGGCTCTGGATATGGTACATCTATCATATAGTGTGAATATCACTGACAAATTCTGGGTGTTGGCATTTTCTGGTGGGAGCATACATGCTTGGGCTGCCCTTCGATTCATTCCTGATAGGGTGGCAG GTGCTATCATGGTTGCTCCGATGGTAAATCCATATGACCCAAGTATGACTAAGGAAGAGAGGCGTAGAATGTGGGCAAAATGGACTGGAAAGAAGAAGCTAATGTATACGTTAGCTAAAAAGTTTCCAAGATTACTCCCTTATTTCTATCGTAGAAGCTTCCTGTCTGGGAAACATGGTCAAATTGACAAGTGGCTTTCATTGGCACTTGGAAATAGG GATAGAGCATTGATAGAGCATCCACTGTTCAAAGAGTCCTGGCAAAGAGATGTGGAAGAATCTGTTCGACAAGGGAATGCAAATCCTTTTGTACAGGAAGCCGTCTTACAGGTTTCAAATTGGGGTTTCAAACTTACTGAACTCAAAGTAAAAAAGAAACACAAGGGAAAAGGCTTTCTGGTTTGGCTCAAATCCATATATGAACAAGAAGATGAAAGTATGAATGGATTCCTTGGTCCAATTCACATATGGCAG GGAATGGATGATAAGGTTGTCCCTCCAGCAATGAGCGATTTTGTGCAGCGAGTACTACCAGATGCCATGGTGCACAAGCTCTTATATGAGGGCCATTTCACCTATTTTTATCTCTGCGGTGAATGCCATAGACAGATATTTACCACTGTTTTTGGAACCCCTCAAGGTCCGCTGGCTCCAGAAGTGGATCAAACACCTACGATAAAAGACACCGAAGACACGGGCACAGAAGGCCTGGAAGTACTTGGTGAAATCCCCCAGACGAGTTTTTTGCCGACAGAGAGTGTACCTCAAGTATGCTTTAACAGTTCTGATTTAGAAGCATAA
- the LOC113708369 gene encoding ATP synthase subunit d, mitochondrial-like: MNGVAKKIADVTFKAGKTIDWEGMAKLIVSDEARKEFANLRRTFDEVNSQLQTKFSQEPEPIDWEFYRKGIGSKLVDMYKEAYESVEIPKYVDTVTPEYKPKFDALLVELKDTEQQSLQESERLEKEIAEVQELKKKLSTMTADEYFEKHPELRKKFDDEIRNDYWGY; the protein is encoded by the exons TGACTTTCAAGGCCGGGAAAACCATCGATTGGGAAGGCATGGCGAAGCTCATCGTCTCCGATGAGGCTCGCAAGGAGTTCGCCAATCTCCGCCGTACATTTGACGAAGTCAATTCCCAGCTGCAAACTAAATTCAGCCAg GAACCAGAGCCCATAGACTGGGAATTTTACAGAAAGGGGATTGGATCTAAATTGGTTGATATGTACAAAGAGGCATATGAGA gcGTTGAGATTCCAAAATACGTTGATACGGTTACTCCAGAGTACAAGCCGAAATTTGATGCTTTG TTGGTGGAGCTCAAAGACACTGAGCAACAATCACTCCAAGAGTCTGAAAGACTGGAGAAGGAAATTGCTGAAGTTCAAGAGCTGAAG AAGAAACTCAGTACCATGACAGCAGACGAGTACTTTGAGAAGCACCCAGAACTCAGGAAGAAGTTTGATGATGAAATCCGCAACGACTACTGGGGATACTAG